A genomic window from Bubalus bubalis isolate 160015118507 breed Murrah chromosome X, NDDB_SH_1, whole genome shotgun sequence includes:
- the RPL39 gene encoding 60S ribosomal protein L39, with protein MSSHKTFRIKRFLAKKQKQNRPIPQWIRMKTGNKIRYNSKRRHWRRTKLGL; from the exons ATG TCTTCTCACAAGACTTTCAGGATCAAGCGATTCCTGgccaagaaacaaaagcagaatcGTCCCATTCCTCAatggattcgaatgaaaactggcAATAAAATCAG GTACAACTCCAAGAGAAGACATTGGAGAAGAACCAAGCTGGGTCTATAA